One region of Takifugu flavidus isolate HTHZ2018 chromosome 14, ASM371156v2, whole genome shotgun sequence genomic DNA includes:
- the ugt5d1 gene encoding UDP glucuronosyltransferase 5 family, polypeptide D1, with amino-acid sequence MGPAREVFLFLGTCLISLTPSCYGGNILVFPLDGSHWVNMKVLMEELHAKGHHLTVLRSSTSWYIPEKSDLFTSITLPMKDNFEDFFQMFLNEQIKAQRDDASALTFIKTTISFLSMIVEAHNIWGEVLSQMFDDQKFMKSLIDAKYDLVLTDPAMGTGVILAKYLKLPLVLNVRWITGGDGQFAIAPSPLSYIPVPGSGLTDKMDFFDRVKNMLFYGIQLFQQKYFIEPSYNAICAKYFEGGCDIISLLQEADIWLFRSDFVFDFPRPTMPNVIYMGGFQCKPAQPLPAELEEFVQSAGEHGVIIMTLGTLVNALPPEVADEIASVFAKMPQKVIWRHKGNHPATLGNNTMIVEWMPQKDLLGHPQTRVFVAHGGTNGVQEAIYHGVPVLGIPLFFDQFDNLLRLQERGGGKIIKLNEISSQSFEQGLNELLHKDSYRENMQRLSRLHRDQPMAPMDQAVFWVEYVIRHKGAAHLRTHSYQLPWYVYHSLDVVLLLLTVLTLLLLATHAVISFLCCRRTRKTKRKQH; translated from the exons ATGG GACCTGCACGAGAGGTTTTTCTATTTCTTGGCACATGTCTGATTTCCCTCACACCCAGTTGCTATGGAGGAAACATTTTAGTGTTCCCGTTGGACGGCAGCCATTGGGTCAATATGAAAGTTTTAATGGAAGAACTTCACGCAAAGGGACACCACCTCACTGTTCTAAGGTCTTCCACTAGCTGGTACATCCCAGAAAAATCTGACCTCTTCACATCTATTACCTTGCCAATGAAGGACAATTTTGAAGATTTCTTCCAAATGTTCTTGAATGAGCAAATTAAG gCACAACGAGATGATGCTTCTGCCCTTACTTTCATTAAAACCACCATTAGTTTCCTTTCAATGATCGTTGAGGCCCATAACATATGGGGCGAAGTCCTGTCTCAAATGTTTGATGACCAGAAGTTCATGAAGAGTTTAATAGATGCCAAATATGATCTTGTTCTTACCGACCCTGCGATGGGAACGGGGGTCATTCTTGCCAAATACCTGAAGCTGCCTCTCGTGCTTAATGTTCGCTGGATCACGGGTGGCGACGGTCAGTTTGCAATTGCCCCATCGCCACTGTCCTACATCCCAGTTCCAGGATCTGGCTTAACAGATAAAATGGATTTCTTTGACCGAGTCAAGAACATGCTTTTTTATGGTATTCAGTTGTTTCAGCAGAAATATTTTATCGAGCCGAGCTACAATGCCATTTGCGCAAAATATTTTGAGGGTGGATGTGACATCATTTCACTACTTCAGGAAGCGGATATTTGGTTATTCAGGTCAGATTTTGTCTTCGACTTCCCTCGGCCAACAATGCCAAATGTCATATACATGGGCGGGTTCCAGTGCAAACCAGCCCAGCCGCTaccagcagagctggaggagtttGTTCAGAGTGCCGGGGAGCACGGAGTCATCATCATGACTCTGGGAACGCTGGTTAATGCTCTGCCCCCGGAAGTTGCCGATGAAATCGCCAGCGTCTTTGCCAAGATGCCCCAGAAg GTCATATGGAGGCACAAAGGGAACCATCCAGCCACGCTGGGCAACAACACCATGATAGTGGAGTGGATGCCGCAGAAAGACCTCCTGGGCCACCCCCAGACCAGAGTCTTTGTAGCGCATGGTGGAACCAACGGAGTTCAGGAGGCCATATACCACGGCGTCCCTGTGCTTGGCATACCCTTGTTCTTCGACCAGTTTGACAACCTCCTCCGTCttcaggagagaggaggggggaagatcATCAAACTCAATGAAATTAGCAGCCAGAGTTTCGAGCAAGGCCTCAACGAATTGCTCCATAAAGACAGCTACAGGGAAAACATGCAGCGGCTGTCCCGCCTACACAGAGACCAGCCCATGGCGCCGATGGACCAGGCAGTCTTCTGGGTGGAATATGTGATCCGCCATAAAGGAGCGGCTCACCTTCGTACCCATTCCTACCAGCTGCCGTGGTACGTGTACCACAGTTTGGATGTCGTCCTACTATTGCTGACCGTcctgacgctgctgctgctggccactCACGCCGTCATTAGTTTCCTTTGCTGCAGACGTACAAGAAAGACGAAAAGGAAACAACACTGA